The genomic DNA GAAAACAAATTGTTGTTGAGAAGGAAATCGCAGGTCGTCAGCTGAAAATGACGACTGGAGAAATTGGGAAACAGGCCAGTGGCGTTGTCATGGTTCAATACGGCGAGACCAGCTTGATGGTCGCCGCTCAAACAGGTCCCGCTCGAATGGGGATCGACTTTTTTCCACTGACTGTTGATTATCGCGAACGCTATGCCGCAGCCGGGAAGTTTCCTGGTGGTTTCATTAAACGGGAAGGTCGTCCTTCGACTCACGAAATTCTGACGGCTCGATTGACCGACCGTCCCCTTCGCCCATTGTTTCCCAAGGGATTCCGTGACGAAGTTCAAATTCAAACTGTCGTGCTCTCCAGTGATCAGGAAAATCCCTCGGATGTCCTCTCGATCAACGGAGCCAGTGCCGCTCTGTGTATTTCACCGATTCCCTTCCAGGGGCCAATCGGAGCCGTGCGGGTTGGTATGGTCGATGACAAACTGATTCTCTTCCCGACCGACGAACAGACCAAATCGGGCGATCTGGATCTGGTTGTTGCCGGTAATCGGGAATCGATTCTGATGATCGAAGGTTTCGGTCGCCAGATTCCAGAAGATGTGATGATTGATGCTCTGCTGTTCGCTCACAAAGCGATTGGCGACCTGTGCGAATTGCAGGAAGAACTGGCTGGCAAAGTCGGCGTCGAGAAGAATGAATTCACCAGCCCGGCTGAGAACCCATTCGTCTCCATCGTTCGCAAAGATGCCCTCGATGATTTGAAGAAGGCTCGACAGAATCCGAAAAAAACGGAACGCTCTGCGGCAGCCGCTGAAATCAAGCAGGAACTGATTGACAAGTACTTCCCTGAGGGAGCCGAGGAAGATAGCGAAGGTCGCACCATCGGCGATTTCAAAGAAGCCTTCTATCAGGTTGACAAGCAGGCCTGTCGTGATTTGACCGTGAATGGTCATCGTCTCGACGGTCGTTCTCCCAATGAATTGCGGGATGTCTCCTGCCGGGTCGGTATTACTCCTCGCGTTCATGGTTCTGCCCTGTTCACACGCGGTGAAACTCAGTCGATCGCTTCGCTGACACTCGGAACCGTTCGCGATCAACAACGGGTTGAAGACCTGTTCGGCGAGCATACCAAGCGATTCATGCTCGATTACAACTTCCCATCGTGGTCGGTTGGCGAATGTCGTCCGATCCGAGGACCAGGACGTCGCGAAATCGGTCACGGAGCTTTGGCAGAACGATCTGTTCAATGGGTTCTGCCAGATGAATCGGTTTTCCCATACACGATTCGAATTATCTCTGATATTACCGAATCGAACGGAAGTAGCTCAATGGCTTCTGTTTGTAACGCGACTCTGGCTCTGATGGATGCCGGTGTGCCGATCAAACAGCCTGTCGCTGGTATTTCTGTCGGGATGGTTAAAGAAGGCGACAAGTACGCTCTCCTGACTGACATCATCGGCGATGAAGATCACTTCGGCGATATGGACTTCAAAATTGCCGGAACCCAAAAGGGAATCACCGGGATTCAGCTCGATCTCAAAATTGATGGGATCAATGAAGAGATCATGCGGAAGACTTTGGAGCAGGCCCGCAAGGCTCGCCTCGAACTTCTCCGTTCGATGCTGACTGAAATTCGTCGTCCCCGCAAAGAAATTTCGATGCTGGCTCCACGAATTGAAACTGTCAAAATCGATCCTGAAAAAATTGGTCTGCTGATCGGACCTGGCGGAAAAAACATTCGTCAGCTTCAGGAAGATACCGGCACTCAAATCGATATCTCCGACGACGGAACCGTGACAATTGCTGCTTCCAAGGGAACCGGAGCGGAAGATGCCAAAGCTCGCATTGAAGCAATGACCGAAGAAGTTCGCGTTGGTCGTGTTTACAACGGAACTGTTATTGCGATCAAAGATTTCGGAGCATTCGTTGAAATCGCACCAGGCAAAGATGGACTTTGTCACATC from Rubinisphaera italica includes the following:
- the pnp gene encoding polyribonucleotide nucleotidyltransferase, producing MSGKQIVVEKEIAGRQLKMTTGEIGKQASGVVMVQYGETSLMVAAQTGPARMGIDFFPLTVDYRERYAAAGKFPGGFIKREGRPSTHEILTARLTDRPLRPLFPKGFRDEVQIQTVVLSSDQENPSDVLSINGASAALCISPIPFQGPIGAVRVGMVDDKLILFPTDEQTKSGDLDLVVAGNRESILMIEGFGRQIPEDVMIDALLFAHKAIGDLCELQEELAGKVGVEKNEFTSPAENPFVSIVRKDALDDLKKARQNPKKTERSAAAAEIKQELIDKYFPEGAEEDSEGRTIGDFKEAFYQVDKQACRDLTVNGHRLDGRSPNELRDVSCRVGITPRVHGSALFTRGETQSIASLTLGTVRDQQRVEDLFGEHTKRFMLDYNFPSWSVGECRPIRGPGRREIGHGALAERSVQWVLPDESVFPYTIRIISDITESNGSSSMASVCNATLALMDAGVPIKQPVAGISVGMVKEGDKYALLTDIIGDEDHFGDMDFKIAGTQKGITGIQLDLKIDGINEEIMRKTLEQARKARLELLRSMLTEIRRPRKEISMLAPRIETVKIDPEKIGLLIGPGGKNIRQLQEDTGTQIDISDDGTVTIAASKGTGAEDAKARIEAMTEEVRVGRVYNGTVIAIKDFGAFVEIAPGKDGLCHISELSNGFVKNVGDVVKIGDKLEVKVIAVDEQNRVKLSRKALLPDAEEEKAKDDDDSEDEEDLSFDD